Genomic DNA from Lentisphaerota bacterium:
CCGTTGTCCCGCCGGCGGCCCGGATCGTGTCGAACCGTTGCTGGTCGGTGATGACCAGGACTACGTTGGGCTTGCGTGTCGTCATCTTATCCTCGGTTATTCTCAGGGTTATTTCTCATCCTGAGTTTGAGCGGTTGCATCCTGGAGTGGCCGGGGGTATTCCAGAACTCGCGGGGCATGGCCCGCTCCTTCATGGGATCGCACGGGAATGGGACGACCTGGGCACCGAACGATTGGCCGTGGTCACCCTTTGGCGATCATGTCGCCGTGGGCATGTGGCATGGGGCGAACAATGTGGGCATTTGGGTGGATCCATTCGAACTCGACCGGGTCAACGCGGTCTGGGAAGTGATCGACGCGGGACGGACCGGACGTTTCGGCGCGCGGGCCGTGCGCACGGCGCCCAGCCGGGAAGACCTGACCTCGCCCCTGTGGGTTGACCGTCTGCCCAAACTGTTCGGCTACGACGTGGCCTTCTTTTATCTCACAGGCCATTTCAAGAACACCGGGAATCGCACCCTGAAAGTCGAGCTGGTCACCCCGTTTCCCGACACGTGCTTTCCCGATGGCGCGGCGTCGCGCGTCTTCACGGCGCCACCCCTGGCCGTCACGCCGTTCCGGATTGCGATGATGCTGACCAGCCGAAATGCCGCAGACGCCGTCTGCGAAAAAGGCGGGATGCTGAACCTCCGCATTCAGGATCCCGAGGGCAAGGTGCAGGTCGAACGAACGGTCCGGATGCTCATAAACGACCCGCGGGACGTCACGTCGCCGGTGATCGGATCGCTGGATGGCGGTAACCTGACGCTGCGCCTCACCAATACGACCGACCGGTCTTTCTCCATGGGGCTGATGATGCTTCCATCCGTGGATGTGAAGCTGTCCGAGCATGAACGCTCTATCGAACTCAATCCCGGCGCCGGGGCACAGGCGGTGTTTCACATTCCCCGCCAAGGGTTCGCCCGGCAGGAGGTCCGCATGCTACCCTACCGACTCACCGTGACCGGTGCCGGCGCGCTCGACGGGGAGGTTGCAGCCGCTCTGCGCATGCAGTCGGACTGGTGGGTGTCCTGCCATACCAATGCGCGGCCCGAGATCGCGGAAGGCAGCGTCTATGCCGGCGACCTGAATGGCGGTCCGACTGCGAGGTTCGACGTAACGTCCATCACCGAATCCCCCTTGCCCTTGGGTGTTCCAAACGGTCTTTTTCGGATGACCACGCCGCCGAATGGGTGGTTTCCGGTGATCGGCGGCACGAACGTCCCGCTCCATGCAGCGGGGGAGTTGCCGACACACGGGTCGAGCGCATTGGCGGCGACGCGATTTGAGTCGCCCGACGACGCCTCGGTTTCGCTCAACGTGAAATACCCGGGTCCACTCGAAGGCAGCAAGAAACTCCCCTTTGTCCTGCAGATCTGGCTCAATGAGCAACCGGTGTTCCAGTCACCCTCCGATACTCAGGATTACGAACAGCTCTCACGCCTCAACCCCCGCGCCCTCGTTACATCGAAAACCGTGCGGCTCCGCTCGGGGATCAACACGCTAATGGTGTCCTGCAAATCCAACCTGGATTCACCCGTCGTCCCCAGAAGGGTCTTCATCCGGATTCTTGACGCCCAGACCTCCGCTTTGCGCCACGATCTGATTCTAGATATGAGTCATTAGCAGGGCCGGGCGTTTAACCGGTGACCCGTGGATTTGGCGTCCAGTCTGCAGTTTATTGAACATGGGGCTTGCCAACACGCCGATCGCCCCGTTACTCCTTCTCACGCGGCGCGTAGTGGGTGTGCAGCAGCGTATGCGACGGGTGGCCGAGGGGCGCACCGAGGAAGGTCGCATACAGGTCCGCCACCTGCTTGTTCTCATGCGACTTGCGTAATGTCTTGCCCTCATCTTCGGCATAGATCGCCCCGATCCGTTTGAGCCGCACCGCGTCGTCGGTGAAGCGGGGTTGCCCGCCGCCGCCGATGCAGCCGCCGGGGCAGGTCATCACCTCGACGAAGTGGTAGGTCGCCTCCTTGTTTCTGATCCGTTCGAGGAGGCGCCGGGTGTTGCCCAAGCCGTGGCACACCGCGACGCGCAGCTCGACACCCTCCAGAAACGACCACTCCGGCTTGGTGCCGGTGATGGTCAGCGCCGCCTCTTTGATCCCTTGCAACCCCTCGATCGGTTCGACGTGCAGATTGCCGGTCGGTAACTCGCGTCCGGTGACGATCTCGTAAGCCGTGCGCAGGGCCGCCTCCATCACGCCGCCGGTGTTGGCGAAGATATCGGCCGCGCCCGACGAGAGACCCAAGGGCGCGTCCATCTCGCCGTCGGGCAGGGCCGCAAAATCGATCCCCGCTTCGTGGATCATCCGCGCCAGCTCGCGCGTGGTGAGCACGTGGTCGACGTCACGGACCCCGCTGGCGTTCATCTCCGGCCGCTGCGCCTCGAACTTCTTCGCCGTGCAGGGCATCACCGAAACCACCACCAACTCGTCGGCCTTCTTCCCGATCTTCTGCGCGTAATAAGTCTTGGCCAGCGCGCCGAACATCTGCTGCGGCGACTTGCAGGTCGAGAGGTTGGGCAGAAACTGCGGATAGTAGTACTCGGCGAACTTGATCCATCCGGGCGAACAGCTCGTGAACATCGGCAGCGCCACCGGCTTCTTCTCCACCAGCGCCCCCTTGAGCCGGGTGAGCAGCTCGGTCCCCTCCTCCATGATCGTCAGATCGGCGGCGAAGTTCGTGTCGAACACCGCGTGGAAACCCAACTGCCGCAACGCCGAGACCATCTTGCCGGTGACCCGCGTGCCCGGCGGGTAACCGAACGCCTCGCCCAGTGCGGCACGGATCGCGGGGGCGGTCTGCACGACCACCGTTTTGGTCGGGTCATCCAGCGCCCGCCAGACGGCCTCAATCGCGCTGTGCTCGGTGATCGCGCCCACCGGGCAGACGGCCGCACATTGGCCGCATTGCACGCACGCCACGCCGTCCAGTTGCTGCGTAAAGGCCGGTCCGATGACCGTGGCGAAGCCACGGCCTTGCGGGAAGAGCGCGCCGACCCCCTGCACCGTGTTGCAGACCGTGACGCAGCGGCGGCACTTGATGCACTTGGAATTATCGCGCACCAGCCCCGGCGTCGACGCGTCGCGCATCGGCACGGCGCGGGCGCCGGTGTAGGTGAGTTCGCGCACGCCAAGGTCGGCGGCAAGTTGGCGCAGTTCGCAATCCTCGCTGCGGTCACAGAGCTGGCAGTTACCGTCGTGCTCGGAGAGCAGCAGATCGACCACCTGTTTGCGCGCGGTGCGCACCCGGCGGGTGTTCGTATGCACCACCATCCTCTCCGCGCAGGGGGTGGCGCAAGCCGCCATCAGCGTTTTGGCCCCCTCCACCTCGACCATGCAGACGCGGCACGCCCCGAGCGGGTCGTGCTTCTCCAGAAAGCAGAGCGTCGGGATCGAGATCCCCGCCTGCCGCGCCGCCTGCAGCACCGTGGTTTCAGGCTCGACCGAAAGCACCTGCCCGTTTATTGTCACCTGGATCATACATGCACCTCTCTGACTTTTCCGGTTTTGCCGTAATCGCAGCGGAGGCAGCGGCACGCCTGCCGCCGCGCTGCGGACTCGTTCCATGGCTGCTCCACTTCGTCGAAGTTGTTCCGCCGCCGGGCCACCGGCATCATGTTTACCTCTTCACGCGGGTACGGAACCGGATCGGCATCCGGGTCATAGGTGACAGCGAGATCGGGGTAGGTGCGCCAGAAGGCGTGCGCCTCGCCGGTGAGCAGAGCGTCGATCCCGACAGCGGCCCGCTCGCCTGCGGCAATCGCTTCAACGACCGACGAGGGGCCGCTTACGGCGTCACCCCCCGCAAACAGCCACGGCAGCGATGTGGCGCCGGTGACCGGATCGGCGCCGATCCAGCCGCCCTCCGTCAGCGCAACCTCCGGCAGCCCCAACGCAGCTTTCGCGTCGAGCCCCTGCCCAATCGCCAGGATCACGTGGTCGCACGGCAGCGTTTCAGTGTTCTCGTCCGAAACGGCCTCTGCACGCCGACGGCCGCTCCGGTCGTAATCGCCCAGCGTCATGCCACGGCAAACCACGCCCGTGACCTGGCCGTTCGCCACGACAAAGGCCTCGGGTGAACAGAGCGTGCGGAGGGTGACGCCCTCCTGCTGTGACTGCTCAATCTCCTCGGCGTAAGCGGGCATCTGCTCGCGCGTGCGGCGGTAGACCACGGTGACGCTCGAAGCGCCGAGGCGCAGCGCCGTTCGCGCGGCGTCGATCGCCGCGTTGCCGCCGCCGATCACCACCACGTTCTGGCCCACGGGTACCGAGCCGCGGATGTTGTACTGGCGGAGGAAGTCCATCGCCTCGGTCACCCCTTTGGCGTCAGCGCCCGGCACGTCGAGCGACACGCCGTCGGGCGCGCCCAAAGCGACAAAGACCGCCTCATACCCCTCGTCGCGCAGCCCCTGCAGCGTGAAGTCGCGGCCCAGCGCCTGTCCGGTCCGGATCTCGACGCCCAGCGACTCGATCATCCGAATTTCGCGCGCCAGCGTCTCGCGCGGCAGCCGATAGGCGGGGATCGCCTGCATCAGCATCCCCCCCGGCCGCAGCTCGCGCTCCAACACCACCGGCCGGTAGCCCAGCCGCGCCAGAAAATAGGCGCAGGTCAGGCCGGCCGGCCCGGCCCCCACCACCGCGACGCGCCGCGCCGCATTGGCAGCGTTCTCGCGCACCTCGGGGCGCTGGATGACCACCTCCTGGTCGACCATGAACCGCTTCACCCCGCGGATCGAGACCGGTGCGTCGAGTGCGCTGCGCCGACAGTGGTCCTCACACGTGTGGAAGCAAACCCGCGCACAGATTGCCGCGAAGGGGTTGCGCTCGCGGTGCAGCTTGAGCGCTTCGGCGTAGCGGCCCTCGCCGACGAGCGCGACAAAGCCCGGCACATAGACGCCCGCCGGACAGGCGCTCAGGCACGGCGCCAGCACCAGCGACGGGCAGACGCCCGCCACACAGTGGCGGTCGCGAATGTGCTGCACGTATTCTTCCCGGAAGTGGCGGATGGTCGACAGCACCGGGTTCGGCGCAGTCTGGCCGAGGCCACAGAGCGACGACTCCTTGATGAAGTGACCCAAGTCAATCAGCCGCTGGATGTCTTCGAGTTCGCCTGCGCCGCCGCAGATCCGCTCAAGGATCTCCAGCATCCGCTTGGTGCCGACGCGGCAGGGCGCGCACTTGCCGCACGATTCCTCCTGCACGAACTCAATGAAGAAACGCGCCACATCGACCATGCAGGCGTCCTCGTCCATCACGATCAGCCCGCCCGAACCCATGATGGCACCCAGCTCCTGCAGCTTTTCGTAGTCGAGCGGCACATTGAGATTCTGCCGGGGGATGCACCCGCCCGACGGCCCGCCGAGCTGCGCCGCTTTAAACGCCTTGTTGCCGCGAATGCCGCCGCCAATGTCGTAGACCACCTCGCCGAGCGAGGTGCCCATCGGCACCTCCACCAGTCCTGTATTTTTCACCGCGCCGGCCAAAGCGAACACTTTGGTCCCCTTGCTCTTGGCCGTGCCGTAGGCCGCGAACCACTCCGCCCCGTTCAGGATGATCGCCGGAACGCAGGCGTAGGTTTCGACGTTGTTCAGCAGCGTCGGCTTGCCCCACAGCCCCTTCTGCGCCGGGAACGGCGGCCGGGGGCGGGGTTCGCCGCGTTTCCCTTCAATGGAGGTGATCAGCGCGGTCTCCTCGCCGCAGACAAAGGCGCCTGATCCCATCCGGATGTCGAGGTCAAAACTGAACGCGCTGCCGAGAATCTGCGCCCCCAGCAGGCCGTGCTGCCGCGCCTGGTCGATCGCCGTTTGCAGCCGCTTGACCGCCAGCGGGTATTCGGCCCGCACATAGACATAGCCCTGGTCAGCGCCGATGGTGAAAGCCGCGATCACCATCCCCTCGATCACGCTGTGTGGGTCGCCCTCCAACACGCTGCGATCCATGTAGGCGCCGGGGTCGCCCTCGTCCGCATTGCACAAGACGTATTTCTGGCCGGCAGACGCCTGGCGCGTGAGGCTCCACTTGAGATAGGTCGGGAAGCCCGCGCCGCCGCGGCCTCGGAGTCCCGATGTCTGGAGCTGGCCAATCACCTCGTCGCCGCTCATGCTCTCCAGCACCTTGGCCAACGCGCCATAGGCGCCGGCCGCGACCGCGTCCTCAATCCGCTCAGGATCGATGGTGCCGCAGGTCCGCAGCACCACCTTGGTCTGCTTGGCGAAAAAGGGGATCTCACCGCAGGCGCGCTGCACGGCACCGGTTTGCTCATCGCGAACCAACAGACGCTCCACGGGCTTTCCGCCCAGCAGGTGTTCGCGAACGATCTCCGCCGCGTCCTCCGGCTTGACGCCTTGGTAGAAGGTCTGATCCGACGCGACCAGCAGCACCGGCCCGCGGGCGCACGGCCCCATGCAGCCCGTCTCGCGGACCGTCACTTTCTTGGCCAACCCCTGTGCCGCCAACGCGGTCTGCAAGGCGGCCTCGACGTCGCGCGCACCGGAGGCCAGGCAGCTCCCCCCGACGCACACACGGATCTCTTCACGCGTGCCGGCGGCGCGCTGCAACCGGGCCTTCCACCCCTTCAGTGCGGCGGGTGACGCAATCGTTTTGGGTGTGGCTGCGCTCATGTCGGCACCGCCTCTCGCGTCGCCTCTGCGGCGGCCCTGGCGCGATACGTCTCCAGAAGCTCCCCGACCTTGGTCTCTTTGACCCGCTGGTGAAGGTCGTCATTCACCATCAGCACGGGCGCCATGCCGCATGCGCCAAAACACCGGCCCACGCCCAACGAAAACAGGCGGTCGGGCGTGGTCTCCCCCACATCGATGCCCAGCTTGTGTTTGAGCGCCTGAAGCAAGGCGTTGCCGCCGCGCACATAGCAGGCCGTTCCCAGGCAGACGCGGATCAGATACGTTCCGCGCGGGACGGTCGAGAAGAAGGAGTAGAACGTGACAACTCCAGAGACCTCGCTGAATGGCTTGTCGAAGACATGGGCAATCCGCTTGAGTGCCGCCTGCGGCAGATAGCCGAAGCGCGTTTGCGCCACCTGAAGCGCCGGGATGAGTCCCCCGGGCTTGGTCGCGTACTCCTGTAGCACGGTCTCCAACTCATTCAGAATGTGCGCTTCTGAAAGCGCGCCTGATCCACAGGTACAACCCACAGGTGCTTCTGACATGCTCACTCCTTCCTTCGGACACGACCACTGTGTCCGAACCGGCAACACGGATCACGGTCACATCAGAGCGACCCGGTTATGTACTTCTCAAGGTTCTCAATATCCTGCTCGCGCTCGGAGCACAGGAATTTGACCACATCGCCGATCGAGATCAGCCCGGCCAGCGTGCCGTGATCCATGACCGGCAGATGGCGCAGCCGTTTCTCGGTCATGATCTTCATGCAGGAATCGACAATCTCGGTCGCAGGAACGGTCACCACCGGCGACGACATCACCTCGTCTACAATCACCGTGCGCAGATTGAGCTCCTTCAAAAGCACT
This window encodes:
- a CDS encoding 2Fe-2S iron-sulfur cluster binding domain-containing protein, with the protein product MIQVTINGQVLSVEPETTVLQAARQAGISIPTLCFLEKHDPLGACRVCMVEVEGAKTLMAACATPCAERMVVHTNTRRVRTARKQVVDLLLSEHDGNCQLCDRSEDCELRQLAADLGVRELTYTGARAVPMRDASTPGLVRDNSKCIKCRRCVTVCNTVQGVGALFPQGRGFATVIGPAFTQQLDGVACVQCGQCAAVCPVGAITEHSAIEAVWRALDDPTKTVVVQTAPAIRAALGEAFGYPPGTRVTGKMVSALRQLGFHAVFDTNFAADLTIMEEGTELLTRLKGALVEKKPVALPMFTSCSPGWIKFAEYYYPQFLPNLSTCKSPQQMFGALAKTYYAQKIGKKADELVVVSVMPCTAKKFEAQRPEMNASGVRDVDHVLTTRELARMIHEAGIDFAALPDGEMDAPLGLSSGAADIFANTGGVMEAALRTAYEIVTGRELPTGNLHVEPIEGLQGIKEAALTITGTKPEWSFLEGVELRVAVCHGLGNTRRLLERIRNKEATYHFVEVMTCPGGCIGGGGQPRFTDDAVRLKRIGAIYAEDEGKTLRKSHENKQVADLYATFLGAPLGHPSHTLLHTHYAPREKE
- the nuoF gene encoding NADH-quinone oxidoreductase subunit NuoF, which encodes MSAATPKTIASPAALKGWKARLQRAAGTREEIRVCVGGSCLASGARDVEAALQTALAAQGLAKKVTVRETGCMGPCARGPVLLVASDQTFYQGVKPEDAAEIVREHLLGGKPVERLLVRDEQTGAVQRACGEIPFFAKQTKVVLRTCGTIDPERIEDAVAAGAYGALAKVLESMSGDEVIGQLQTSGLRGRGGAGFPTYLKWSLTRQASAGQKYVLCNADEGDPGAYMDRSVLEGDPHSVIEGMVIAAFTIGADQGYVYVRAEYPLAVKRLQTAIDQARQHGLLGAQILGSAFSFDLDIRMGSGAFVCGEETALITSIEGKRGEPRPRPPFPAQKGLWGKPTLLNNVETYACVPAIILNGAEWFAAYGTAKSKGTKVFALAGAVKNTGLVEVPMGTSLGEVVYDIGGGIRGNKAFKAAQLGGPSGGCIPRQNLNVPLDYEKLQELGAIMGSGGLIVMDEDACMVDVARFFIEFVQEESCGKCAPCRVGTKRMLEILERICGGAGELEDIQRLIDLGHFIKESSLCGLGQTAPNPVLSTIRHFREEYVQHIRDRHCVAGVCPSLVLAPCLSACPAGVYVPGFVALVGEGRYAEALKLHRERNPFAAICARVCFHTCEDHCRRSALDAPVSIRGVKRFMVDQEVVIQRPEVRENAANAARRVAVVGAGPAGLTCAYFLARLGYRPVVLERELRPGGMLMQAIPAYRLPRETLAREIRMIESLGVEIRTGQALGRDFTLQGLRDEGYEAVFVALGAPDGVSLDVPGADAKGVTEAMDFLRQYNIRGSVPVGQNVVVIGGGNAAIDAARTALRLGASSVTVVYRRTREQMPAYAEEIEQSQQEGVTLRTLCSPEAFVVANGQVTGVVCRGMTLGDYDRSGRRRAEAVSDENTETLPCDHVILAIGQGLDAKAALGLPEVALTEGGWIGADPVTGATSLPWLFAGGDAVSGPSSVVEAIAAGERAAVGIDALLTGEAHAFWRTYPDLAVTYDPDADPVPYPREEVNMMPVARRRNNFDEVEQPWNESAARRQACRCLRCDYGKTGKVREVHV
- a CDS encoding NAD(P)H-dependent oxidoreductase subunit E, with amino-acid sequence MSEAPVGCTCGSGALSEAHILNELETVLQEYATKPGGLIPALQVAQTRFGYLPQAALKRIAHVFDKPFSEVSGVVTFYSFFSTVPRGTYLIRVCLGTACYVRGGNALLQALKHKLGIDVGETTPDRLFSLGVGRCFGACGMAPVLMVNDDLHQRVKETKVGELLETYRARAAAEATREAVPT
- a CDS encoding CBS domain-containing protein, with product MQTSVGALLKLKGGTVITTPTKTTVFDAVKIMEEGHIGSLPVVDSAGRIVGILTERDCMRKVLLKELNLRTVIVDEVMSSPVVTVPATEIVDSCMKIMTEKRLRHLPVMDHGTLAGLISIGDVVKFLCSEREQDIENLEKYITGSL